Proteins encoded by one window of Candidatus Ozemobacteraceae bacterium:
- a CDS encoding adenylate/guanylate cyclase domain-containing protein, with the protein MWHSGPLRLRWKVFLLFSSLVVLAGLACSVLTFRHVEEAYESELNEHLLSQAAQVALAIDPDRLAAIESDDDPYCLDLRSFLKKAQQASRFSWLAVYRKKRDYFISVADGHNHLAGTFCMGYPIFDITPAMLKAWDGTPSLSPGESDMYGYWKTAYAPIRNASGTVVGIVDASQNAVLRDRVRASIVWRTALLVIIGLLLSLLTANRFSSLMTRGLDTLMTGIATIGAGDLTFRFPVLSGDEIGVVAHKFNEMVQHLQEKMRLSRFVSESVCNVVRNDLRGQDAEGRERKVTVLFSDIRSFTAITEVHPPQAVVTMLNGFLEAMAGAIERHGGVVDKFIGDSIMAVFYPDEGNDDELRAVQAALDMTEELRRFNQRREQAGLFTIQAGIGINTGIAVAGIIGSSQGRIEYTVIGDPVNTAARLEDLSKNGSHTHIIISGRTCQPISHLFDVQRLGIEKVKGKQSEVEIFEIIGPRKSVL; encoded by the coding sequence ATGTGGCACTCAGGACCGCTTCGACTGAGATGGAAGGTCTTTCTCCTGTTCAGCTCCCTCGTCGTTCTTGCGGGGCTCGCCTGCAGCGTCCTCACTTTTCGCCACGTCGAAGAAGCATATGAAAGCGAATTGAACGAGCATCTCCTGTCGCAGGCCGCACAGGTGGCGCTTGCGATCGATCCCGACAGGCTCGCGGCCATCGAGTCCGACGATGATCCGTATTGTCTGGACTTGCGGTCGTTCCTGAAGAAGGCACAGCAGGCCTCACGGTTTTCCTGGCTGGCCGTCTACCGGAAGAAGCGTGATTACTTCATCTCCGTCGCCGACGGTCACAACCATCTTGCCGGCACGTTCTGCATGGGGTATCCCATCTTCGACATCACTCCAGCCATGCTGAAAGCCTGGGACGGCACTCCGTCCCTTTCCCCGGGTGAATCCGACATGTATGGGTACTGGAAGACCGCCTACGCACCGATCCGGAACGCGTCCGGAACCGTCGTGGGGATCGTCGATGCAAGCCAGAATGCCGTTCTCAGGGATCGCGTCCGGGCATCGATCGTGTGGCGGACGGCCCTCCTGGTGATCATCGGGCTCCTCCTCAGCCTTCTGACGGCAAACCGCTTCTCCAGCCTCATGACCCGGGGGCTGGACACCCTGATGACCGGCATTGCGACGATCGGCGCGGGCGACCTGACCTTCCGGTTCCCGGTTCTTTCGGGGGACGAGATCGGCGTCGTCGCGCACAAGTTCAACGAGATGGTCCAGCACCTCCAGGAGAAGATGCGCCTTTCCAGATTCGTGTCCGAGAGCGTCTGCAACGTCGTTCGAAACGATCTTCGCGGGCAGGATGCCGAGGGCCGGGAGCGCAAGGTCACCGTGCTGTTCTCCGACATCCGCTCGTTCACCGCGATCACCGAAGTCCATCCGCCCCAGGCGGTCGTGACGATGCTCAACGGGTTCCTGGAGGCCATGGCCGGGGCAATCGAACGACACGGGGGCGTCGTCGACAAGTTCATCGGCGACTCGATCATGGCGGTGTTCTACCCCGACGAGGGAAACGACGACGAACTGCGGGCGGTTCAGGCGGCCCTCGACATGACCGAGGAACTGCGCCGGTTCAATCAGCGGCGCGAGCAGGCCGGCCTGTTCACCATCCAGGCCGGCATCGGCATCAACACGGGCATCGCCGTGGCGGGCATCATCGGCTCTTCGCAGGGAAGGATCGAGTACACCGTCATCGGCGACCCGGTGAATACGGCCGCACGCCTCGAGGATCTCTCGAAAAACGGCTCCCATACGCACATCATCATCTCCGGCAGAACCTGCCAGCCCATCAGCCATCTGTTCGATGTCCAGCGTCTCGGGATCGAGAAGGTCAAGGGAAAACAGAGCGAAGTCGAAATTTTCGAGATCATCGGCCCGAGAAAAAGCGTTCTATAG
- a CDS encoding NHL repeat-containing protein, translated as MDGASPRGKFSRCGHTVLPRSGGRVGWLLFLAVLLVPFATGCGREPHMLNRPTTLRLTGDETRLLILDTGNRRILISDLDFRNSRELRIPGVDPTEFPLWGLEVTGPSEFAVANRTRGTPGGPKHDADLVQISQILFFDFDGNQVHRIVWEGRDRALQFPLQLQALPGGDLIVADGDTARLTRVRRDGQPLATFGRFGRKNGELHFPQDICLLPDGNMLIVDTFNSCLRLFGPDGTFLRTVVEAGEEEGRVRFPQFVCRDRAGNFYCSELETMRVSVFDADWRFRKALVPRIPDASAGKGRFFQLGGLAYAESRRELLVADAFHSCIHVFDADGNWVRATGAVHR; from the coding sequence ATGGACGGGGCGTCACCGAGAGGAAAGTTCTCCAGATGCGGCCATACCGTTCTCCCGAGAAGCGGGGGGCGCGTCGGCTGGTTGCTGTTTCTCGCCGTCCTGCTCGTTCCCTTTGCCACAGGCTGCGGACGGGAACCCCACATGCTGAATCGCCCCACGACACTTCGACTGACGGGCGACGAGACGCGACTCCTCATCCTGGACACCGGGAACCGCCGGATCCTGATCTCGGACCTCGATTTTCGAAACTCACGCGAGCTACGCATTCCCGGCGTCGATCCGACAGAATTCCCTCTCTGGGGTCTCGAAGTCACCGGCCCGTCCGAATTTGCCGTGGCCAACCGAACCCGGGGAACTCCGGGCGGTCCGAAACATGATGCCGATCTCGTCCAGATCTCCCAGATCCTCTTCTTTGACTTCGACGGGAACCAAGTTCATCGCATCGTCTGGGAAGGTCGCGACAGGGCCCTTCAGTTCCCTCTCCAACTCCAGGCCTTGCCCGGCGGCGATCTCATCGTCGCGGATGGCGACACGGCAAGACTCACACGGGTTCGCCGCGACGGGCAACCACTGGCGACATTCGGCAGGTTCGGCCGCAAGAACGGTGAGCTCCATTTTCCCCAAGACATCTGCCTGCTTCCCGACGGGAACATGCTCATCGTCGATACCTTCAACAGCTGTCTCCGGCTCTTCGGGCCCGACGGAACCTTTCTGCGAACGGTCGTCGAAGCGGGAGAGGAGGAAGGCCGCGTCCGGTTTCCCCAGTTCGTCTGCCGAGATCGTGCCGGGAATTTCTACTGTTCCGAGCTCGAGACCATGCGGGTTTCGGTATTCGATGCCGACTGGCGTTTCCGGAAGGCGCTCGTTCCGCGTATTCCCGATGCCTCGGCCGGAAAAGGCCGGTTTTTCCAGCTCGGCGGGCTGGCATACGCGGAGTCTCGGCGCGAACTGCTGGTCGCCGATGCGTTTCATTCCTGCATACACGTGTTCGACGCGGACGGGAATTGGGTCCGTGCGACCGGCGCCGTTCATCGGTGA